In Shewanella sp. VB17, a single genomic region encodes these proteins:
- a CDS encoding tectonin domain-containing protein, translated as MKKPILKSVSIIATLLGFSSFSQASVYQYYGENKQCDNCVLESSNYLANGQYLVSANKKFFVAMQGDGNFVIYKGSGPADNQGYIWASNTNRGAGDYFAAIQGDGKFALYNGTGPTDNRGTIWASNTTSTDAQRLVLLDDGQLVTLDKQGQKVWATKETTAGTDILLQVEDFTLPNGFSSVEVSGLPTGVTINGQAQLPTLGTDGYYTQTVDLDTLKNDKLTLNVVDGFLGSIHLEVKTVYQISSEIGVITGTHTVANPRYYIAPKLSGTNILLQVEDFSLPNNFRSVVVSGLPKGVTINGQALLPKLSKGGRYMQIVDLDALKNGKLFVNVPDGFFGDIDLQVKTVYQTSSEIGIITSTSTVATPHYSIAPKQADFLFAQSGSVDFSTVIENVVYASEDQRYWGLRNGVDGQNKQVYSRTQNSEWQLVDGMLTDIGVDKTGNVWGINANGQLFTRSGIEGNWLLVDDQLTSIAVQENGWVWGVKNNGAIYTRTSNVSEPWQSVPLDDSARDVAMGPNGSLWVIGYNGAYRKNNGAEWELFSSMPVIETLSVDSSGRAWVTNKFNKHQYVLSTSDRQFRLEKNRYRTIKSTYGFDKSVPVDIIVSPKIAADSTVTISGIPYDVRLLDSDNNVLSSGGTVSLTQTQVKGLIFDVSNSTADFYVGVELNSHYNGETVLVNQQVFINNTDIERTVSGTQFRMPGNRGDFTIKRIGNSLEISEKADTSKVTRLLMTSIDYLHFSDKLVSISDFYSRYKIPEAIDLNSGVVIVAGIPTGATVNNSIALGNGVYAIPAIDIQNGELFIDYSTIEQAKDFDIKIAMTTEASIETTFGTDVMKGARINGYANAKVYAEAGAEMSFNVGPDGVRAEARAYRKAGAVATVGGSFGVDGVATAEGDVNAGVYVEQEVAAQVTANSTETSLGVNTGVQATVSAEYQLSVEADFFPGTRYEKTETVALTAYANIGADGQVCYGDGCYGGSAEYVAEAGLMATATGYSSVSVGGVGANGEGGVEAGLGAGYGGGATAQYKDGELTIGASGKIAALIGVNADVNVVINTNETAEAGELVGSGLMSGAEAVNAGLLSMTTAINDYQVAVTHFIDEGVISVADAISQNLISPKDAVLGGLISVDQAMNTYGAAAGDFAGTAYESAANDIADWFEDCPIFC; from the coding sequence ATGAAAAAACCTATATTAAAATCCGTATCAATCATTGCAACCCTATTGGGGTTCTCTTCTTTTTCGCAAGCCAGCGTGTATCAATATTATGGAGAAAATAAACAGTGTGATAATTGCGTTTTAGAATCTTCAAATTATTTAGCAAATGGTCAGTATCTTGTTTCAGCCAATAAAAAATTCTTTGTCGCGATGCAAGGTGATGGTAATTTTGTTATTTATAAAGGCTCTGGCCCTGCGGATAATCAAGGTTATATTTGGGCATCAAATACCAATCGTGGAGCGGGTGATTATTTTGCTGCTATACAAGGTGATGGTAAATTTGCGCTATATAATGGCACTGGTCCTACTGATAACCGAGGCACTATTTGGGCATCCAATACCACCTCAACAGATGCACAACGGTTAGTTTTACTCGACGATGGTCAGCTTGTCACGCTCGATAAACAAGGGCAAAAAGTATGGGCAACAAAAGAGACAACGGCAGGCACAGATATTTTGCTGCAAGTTGAAGACTTTACTCTCCCCAATGGTTTCAGCTCCGTGGAGGTTTCAGGGTTACCAACAGGTGTCACGATTAATGGCCAGGCACAATTACCGACCTTGGGTACCGACGGCTATTACACGCAAACGGTCGATTTGGACACCTTAAAAAATGACAAGCTGACTTTGAATGTCGTCGACGGATTTTTGGGCAGTATACATCTAGAGGTGAAAACAGTTTATCAAATTTCAAGCGAAATAGGTGTGATTACAGGAACTCATACCGTTGCAAATCCTCGCTATTATATCGCCCCTAAGCTGTCTGGCACTAACATTTTGCTACAGGTAGAAGACTTCTCCCTGCCCAATAATTTCCGCTCAGTGGTGGTTTCAGGTTTACCAAAAGGTGTTACCATTAATGGACAAGCATTATTGCCGAAGTTAAGTAAAGGCGGTCGCTATATGCAGATTGTCGACTTGGATGCATTGAAAAATGGCAAGCTTTTTGTAAATGTACCAGACGGATTTTTTGGTGATATAGACCTACAAGTGAAAACCGTTTATCAAACCTCAAGCGAAATAGGTATTATTACCAGTACCAGTACTGTTGCCACCCCTCACTACTCTATCGCGCCTAAACAAGCCGATTTTTTGTTTGCTCAAAGTGGCAGTGTCGACTTTTCAACAGTCATCGAAAACGTGGTTTATGCCAGTGAAGACCAGCGTTACTGGGGACTTCGTAATGGTGTTGATGGACAAAACAAGCAAGTTTATTCACGTACACAAAACAGTGAATGGCAACTTGTTGATGGCATGCTGACAGATATTGGCGTGGATAAAACAGGAAATGTATGGGGAATTAATGCCAACGGGCAACTTTTTACTCGCTCAGGAATAGAGGGTAACTGGTTATTAGTCGATGATCAGTTAACATCGATAGCAGTTCAAGAAAACGGTTGGGTCTGGGGAGTCAAAAACAACGGCGCTATCTATACCAGAACAAGTAACGTCTCAGAGCCGTGGCAGTCAGTGCCACTTGATGATTCGGCTAGAGATGTCGCCATGGGGCCAAATGGCAGCCTTTGGGTTATTGGATACAATGGTGCATACAGAAAAAACAATGGCGCCGAGTGGGAACTATTTTCTTCTATGCCTGTTATAGAAACTTTATCTGTTGATAGCAGTGGTCGTGCTTGGGTAACCAACAAATTTAATAAACACCAATATGTTCTCAGTACCAGTGATCGTCAGTTTCGTTTAGAGAAAAATAGATACCGTACTATCAAATCTACCTATGGGTTCGATAAATCGGTGCCTGTAGATATTATTGTTAGTCCTAAAATTGCCGCCGATTCGACAGTGACTATCTCTGGTATTCCTTATGATGTTCGTTTGTTAGATAGCGACAATAATGTATTAAGTTCGGGAGGGACTGTGTCACTAACACAGACCCAAGTTAAAGGGCTGATATTTGATGTCAGTAACTCAACCGCAGATTTTTATGTAGGTGTTGAGCTAAATAGCCATTATAACGGCGAAACGGTACTGGTAAATCAACAGGTATTTATCAACAATACCGACATAGAGCGTACGGTCAGTGGTACTCAGTTTAGGATGCCTGGCAACAGAGGTGACTTTACCATCAAACGTATTGGTAACTCGTTAGAAATTAGTGAGAAAGCCGACACAAGTAAAGTGACTCGACTGCTAATGACTAGCATCGATTATCTCCATTTTAGCGACAAACTGGTGTCAATAAGCGATTTTTATAGTCGTTATAAAATACCGGAAGCGATTGATTTAAATAGCGGTGTTGTCATTGTGGCTGGCATTCCTACCGGGGCAACGGTTAATAACTCAATTGCTTTAGGCAACGGTGTTTATGCTATACCTGCAATCGATATTCAAAACGGCGAGCTATTCATTGACTATTCGACCATAGAGCAGGCTAAAGATTTTGATATTAAAATCGCCATGACAACAGAAGCCAGCATAGAAACCACCTTTGGTACCGATGTGATGAAAGGTGCCCGCATTAATGGCTATGCAAACGCGAAAGTGTACGCCGAAGCAGGCGCTGAGATGTCATTTAATGTGGGACCCGACGGCGTTAGAGCTGAAGCGCGCGCTTATCGAAAAGCAGGCGCTGTTGCCACTGTCGGTGGATCGTTTGGTGTCGATGGTGTTGCCACAGCCGAAGGCGACGTCAATGCTGGGGTTTATGTGGAGCAAGAAGTGGCGGCGCAGGTCACGGCTAATTCAACCGAAACCTCGTTAGGCGTCAACACTGGTGTCCAAGCGACCGTCAGTGCTGAGTATCAATTAAGTGTTGAAGCAGACTTTTTCCCCGGTACCCGCTATGAAAAAACAGAAACAGTGGCATTAACCGCTTATGCCAATATTGGCGCTGATGGCCAAGTTTGTTATGGCGATGGCTGTTACGGTGGTTCGGCAGAGTATGTGGCTGAAGCGGGATTAATGGCAACCGCTACCGGTTATAGCAGTGTTTCAGTCGGGGGTGTTGGTGCCAATGGCGAAGGTGGTGTTGAAGCTGGTTTAGGCGCGGGATATGGCGGCGGTGCGACAGCGCAGTACAAAGATGGTGAATTAACTATCGGTGCTTCTGGAAAAATTGCCGCGTTAATTGGTGTGAATGCTGATGTTAACGTCGTTATTAATACCAACGAGACAGCCGAAGCTGGTGAGCTAGTAGGATCGGGACTGATGAGTGGTGCTGAAGCGGTTAATGCTGGACTGCTGTCCATGACCACAGCCATAAATGATTATCAAGTTGCCGTCACTCACTTTATCGATGAAGGCGTTATATCGGTAGCCGACGCGATAAGTCAGAATCTTATTTCTCCAAAAGATGCGGTGTTAGGGGGACTGATAAGTGTAGACCAAGCGATGAATACCTACGGAGCAGCGGCAGGGGATTTTGCAGGAACCGCTTATGAAAGTGCGGCAAATGACATTGCCGATTGGTTTGAGGACTGTCCAATTTTCTGTTAG